The Chloroherpetonaceae bacterium genome window below encodes:
- the ychF gene encoding redox-regulated ATPase YchF yields the protein MGLRTGILGLPNVGKSTLFNAITAQQVDAQNYPFCTIEPNVGTVAVPDKRMKDLAGIVNTKILVPATLEIVDIAGLVRGASKGEGLGNKFLSHLREVDALIHVVRCFEDSNVVHVDGSVNPKRDIETIETELIFSDLDSLEKRIPKLEKDAKKDSKLQPQVDFMKRVYELLNTGKPARLAAQNDDEKAMLKSLFLLTSKPVLYAANVNENDVVSGNSFTNEVEAIAAIEGAKVVVVCAKIESEIAMLPEEEKPEFLASLGLEMSGLDRVIRAAYDLLGLQTYFTAGEKEVHAWTIRKGAKAPEAAGVIHTDFEKGFIRAEVMKYQDLVQFGNEQKVKEAGKLSIEGKEYVVNDGDVMLFRFNV from the coding sequence ATGGGACTTCGAACAGGAATTTTGGGTTTACCAAATGTCGGTAAATCAACATTGTTTAATGCGATAACGGCTCAACAAGTGGATGCACAAAACTATCCATTTTGCACGATCGAACCGAATGTTGGAACTGTCGCCGTTCCTGATAAAAGGATGAAGGATTTGGCGGGGATTGTCAATACAAAAATTCTTGTTCCTGCAACGCTCGAAATAGTTGACATCGCTGGGCTTGTTCGCGGTGCTTCAAAGGGTGAAGGACTTGGAAATAAATTTCTTTCTCATCTCCGCGAAGTCGATGCGCTTATTCATGTTGTCCGATGCTTCGAAGATAGCAATGTGGTTCATGTTGATGGAAGCGTCAATCCCAAGCGCGATATTGAAACCATTGAGACCGAACTGATTTTCTCTGATTTAGACTCCCTTGAAAAGCGAATTCCGAAACTTGAAAAGGATGCAAAGAAAGATTCAAAGTTGCAACCTCAAGTTGATTTCATGAAGCGAGTTTATGAATTATTGAATACCGGTAAACCGGCACGGCTCGCCGCGCAAAATGATGATGAAAAGGCGATGCTGAAATCACTTTTCCTTCTTACCTCAAAACCTGTATTATATGCAGCCAATGTCAATGAAAATGATGTAGTATCCGGAAATTCCTTTACCAATGAGGTGGAAGCCATTGCAGCCATTGAAGGGGCAAAAGTAGTTGTGGTGTGTGCAAAAATCGAATCTGAAATTGCGATGTTGCCCGAAGAGGAAAAACCTGAGTTTTTAGCAAGCCTTGGTCTTGAAATGTCTGGACTTGACCGCGTCATTCGAGCCGCTTATGATTTGCTGGGATTACAAACCTACTTTACCGCTGGCGAAAAAGAAGTGCATGCTTGGACAATACGTAAAGGGGCGAAAGCACCTGAAGCTGCAGGGGTAATCCACACCGATTTTGAAAAGGGGTTTATCAGAGCCGAGGTGATGAAGTATCAAGATTTGGTTCAGTTTGGGAATGAACAAAAAGTAAAAGAAGCCGGAAAGTTATCGATTGAAGGAAAGGAATATGTTGTTAATGATGGCGATGTCATGCTTTTTCGATTTAATGTTTAA
- a CDS encoding DedA family protein: protein MPIKKSIGAFLVNRFQIANNFIMLNDLIELVGKLDNNTIYIFLFLIAYFENVIPPIPGDLPVAFVGSLIAIDDLSPLWCLLSATLGSVLGFATMYFVGFFIGMRFYAYGSGEESGKIQHGFAKAVRDFFPPESLDAVKLKFTRYGYWLIIANRFMTGSRAIISIAAGISHLHRIPVLLCASLSALTWNILLLYGGYVLGDNWEALGKYISTYGLIFTVLVLGVIGFFGYRYLKTLKIKNAKSAKLD, encoded by the coding sequence ATGCCTATCAAGAAGTCTATCGGCGCATTTTTGGTCAATCGCTTTCAAATAGCCAATAATTTTATCATGCTAAATGATTTGATTGAACTTGTTGGCAAGCTTGATAACAATACGATTTATATTTTTCTTTTTCTTATCGCCTATTTTGAAAATGTTATTCCTCCCATTCCGGGCGATTTACCGGTAGCATTTGTAGGGTCTTTAATTGCTATTGATGATCTTTCGCCTCTTTGGTGTTTATTATCTGCTACTCTTGGTTCCGTGCTTGGATTTGCAACTATGTATTTCGTTGGTTTTTTTATTGGCATGCGGTTTTATGCGTATGGAAGCGGTGAAGAATCCGGAAAAATTCAGCACGGTTTTGCAAAAGCCGTTCGTGATTTTTTTCCTCCTGAATCTTTGGATGCAGTGAAGTTAAAATTTACTCGGTATGGCTATTGGCTTATCATTGCCAATCGTTTTATGACGGGTTCACGAGCAATTATCTCGATTGCAGCCGGAATATCTCATCTTCATCGGATTCCTGTCTTATTATGTGCAAGCCTTTCCGCCCTGACTTGGAATATTTTATTATTGTATGGCGGATATGTTTTGGGTGATAACTGGGAAGCATTAGGAAAGTATATTTCTACTTATGGTTTGATTTTCACAGTCCTTGTCCTTGGTGTTATTGGATTTTTTGGTTATCGATACTTGAAAACTCTTAAGATTAAAAATGCGAAAAGCGCTAAACTGGATTAA
- the purC gene encoding phosphoribosylaminoimidazolesuccinocarboxamide synthase, whose protein sequence is MIKLHQLYEGKAKKVFASSNPLLIIQEFKDDATAFNAQKKGTIADKGIINNALSEYFFNKISLAGIPTHFVEKLSPREMLCKKLDIIKIEVVTRNIAAGSLVRKFGLIEGDALQFPIVELYLKNDELGDPMMSEDHAKAFGLATHEELQILRQFSLSINSILQTELKSVGLLLVDFKLEFGKHKGEILLGDEISPDTCRLWDIETLQKLDKDRFRFDLGKVEDAYQEVYRRIFGQSLSNSQ, encoded by the coding sequence ATGATTAAACTTCACCAACTTTATGAAGGGAAAGCGAAAAAAGTATTCGCTTCCAGCAATCCCTTATTAATTATTCAAGAATTCAAGGACGACGCGACAGCCTTTAATGCTCAAAAGAAAGGCACGATTGCCGATAAAGGCATTATCAATAACGCACTCTCAGAATACTTCTTTAATAAAATCTCTTTAGCAGGAATACCGACCCATTTTGTTGAAAAGCTTTCGCCAAGAGAAATGCTTTGCAAAAAACTTGATATCATCAAAATCGAAGTCGTGACCCGCAATATCGCAGCTGGTTCATTGGTTCGAAAATTTGGGCTTATTGAAGGGGACGCACTTCAATTTCCAATTGTTGAACTTTATTTAAAGAACGATGAACTCGGAGACCCAATGATGAGCGAAGATCATGCCAAAGCTTTTGGGCTTGCGACGCATGAAGAGCTTCAAATACTTCGTCAATTTTCACTTTCAATAAATTCAATTCTTCAAACGGAGCTGAAATCTGTTGGGCTTTTGCTTGTGGATTTCAAATTGGAATTCGGCAAACACAAGGGCGAAATTTTATTGGGCGATGAAATCAGCCCGGATACATGCCGGCTATGGGATATTGAAACCCTTCAAAAATTAGATAAAGATCGCTTCCGATTCGACTTGGGTAAAGTTGAAGATGCCTATCAAGAAGTCTATCGGCGCATTTTTGGTCAATCGCTTTCAAATAGCCAATAA
- the mltG gene encoding endolytic transglycosylase MltG: MPNSLRPRIIRVSINLLILFFLIGGIGISAIYLFLFKSSYNTFIDKQVKVVAIHRGMSYPQILKELKSEGVIKHIDPMLFLARLMPEAQRIKPGRYYIPGGLTCSELITFLATRKQDEAKVRIPEGSYGREIAAIIGTSLDLDSLSFMNAFQDKELLKRYAVDAPNFEGYFLAETYSLPWASTAEDVIDFFLKKFREFYSAELKALAERAGLNELEVITLASIVEAETDIISEMPVVASVYLNRLAKGMRLQADPTVLFAKGGVFRRVLYEDLKFDSPYNTYLYDGLPPGPIGNPSREAILAVLKPAKTKFLFFVATGKGGHRFAITPEEHEQNVKLYRTAMRAKQDSLKAIKREEQRLLSLERQSKR, encoded by the coding sequence ATGCCTAATTCACTTCGCCCCCGAATTATCAGGGTATCCATCAATCTCTTGATTTTGTTTTTTCTGATTGGAGGAATCGGGATTTCGGCCATTTATCTATTTCTCTTCAAATCTTCCTACAACACTTTCATAGATAAGCAAGTCAAAGTGGTTGCCATTCACAGAGGGATGTCTTATCCTCAAATATTAAAAGAGCTCAAAAGCGAAGGGGTTATCAAACACATTGATCCGATGCTTTTTTTAGCACGTTTGATGCCCGAAGCTCAACGAATCAAACCCGGACGTTACTACATTCCGGGGGGTTTAACTTGCTCAGAACTTATAACGTTTCTTGCAACACGAAAGCAAGACGAAGCCAAAGTTAGAATTCCGGAAGGCTCTTATGGCCGCGAAATCGCCGCCATTATTGGCACTTCACTTGATTTAGATTCCCTATCATTTATGAATGCTTTCCAAGATAAAGAGCTCTTAAAACGATATGCTGTCGATGCACCAAATTTTGAAGGTTATTTTTTGGCTGAAACCTACAGCCTTCCTTGGGCTTCAACGGCTGAAGATGTCATAGATTTCTTTCTCAAAAAATTTCGAGAGTTTTATTCAGCAGAATTGAAAGCGCTTGCAGAACGAGCCGGTTTAAATGAACTTGAGGTAATCACGCTTGCAAGCATTGTCGAAGCCGAAACCGATATCATTTCGGAAATGCCTGTCGTAGCGAGTGTCTATTTAAATCGATTAGCCAAAGGCATGAGACTCCAAGCCGATCCAACAGTGTTATTTGCCAAAGGAGGTGTGTTCAGAAGAGTTCTCTATGAAGACTTAAAGTTCGACTCGCCTTATAATACTTATCTTTATGACGGTTTACCTCCGGGGCCAATCGGGAACCCATCACGCGAAGCCATCTTAGCCGTATTAAAACCGGCGAAGACAAAATTTCTATTTTTTGTTGCTACAGGAAAAGGCGGACACCGATTTGCAATAACTCCCGAAGAGCATGAACAAAACGTAAAACTTTACCGAACGGCGATGCGAGCAAAACAGGACAGTCTTAAAGCAATCAAGCGTGAAGAACAACGGTTGCTTTCACTTGAAAGACAAAGCAAACGATAA
- a CDS encoding chorismate mutase translates to MTKTKKKKISTKPSNLKELSEPEALQTHRIAINELDAQLVHLLTERFKRAAKISEIKQSEGIPIRQKKREVEIITRAVSLCPIEEVRKDIKNVFGEILKSSRRLQELTLKRNWLIPLTTEVSKRGTRSSQKKK, encoded by the coding sequence ATGACGAAAACCAAGAAAAAAAAGATTTCAACCAAACCCTCCAACCTTAAAGAGCTTTCTGAACCTGAGGCGTTGCAAACCCACCGAATTGCAATAAATGAACTTGATGCGCAACTTGTGCATCTATTAACCGAGCGGTTTAAAAGGGCTGCTAAAATTAGCGAGATTAAGCAAAGTGAAGGTATCCCGATTCGACAAAAGAAACGTGAAGTCGAAATTATCACTCGCGCTGTTTCGCTTTGCCCCATTGAAGAAGTGAGAAAGGATATTAAAAATGTCTTTGGCGAAATTCTTAAGTCCTCTAGGCGACTTCAAGAGTTAACACTCAAACGAAATTGGCTTATTCCTCTTACGACAGAAGTTTCAAAAAGGGGAACTCGCAGTTCACAAAAAAAGAAGTAA
- a CDS encoding HAD family hydrolase, giving the protein MLNGKKAIIFSLDSLTKRKVECEGIHQLFSSIEVDHFQLLGDELSLREIQQVLRTIVIVFNACVEQTIHQNFASPSLPVITERALELTLKRKVSAAETEEVLDAIISSLGIHVTKKMQLYLNLLQQSGYLLGIVANLPFSSGVLTTVLGNAGLHKQFETIITSTDSGIFKPNPEIYQMAIESMSCTEAEVFVVGSDIERDILPLVSSPSKKIYLNSRKKSASLPEGVSFIHSLEDLREIV; this is encoded by the coding sequence ATGCTCAACGGTAAAAAGGCGATCATTTTTAGCCTTGATTCATTAACAAAAAGAAAGGTCGAATGCGAAGGCATTCATCAACTTTTCTCAAGTATTGAAGTCGATCATTTTCAGCTCTTAGGCGATGAACTTTCGCTTCGCGAGATTCAACAAGTTTTGCGAACGATTGTTATTGTTTTTAACGCCTGTGTAGAGCAAACGATTCATCAAAATTTTGCCTCTCCAAGCCTACCCGTCATTACTGAGCGTGCTTTAGAGCTTACCCTGAAACGCAAAGTCAGTGCTGCTGAAACCGAAGAAGTTCTTGATGCTATTATTTCTTCTCTTGGAATTCATGTCACTAAAAAGATGCAACTTTACTTGAACCTGCTTCAACAAAGTGGTTATCTTTTAGGTATTGTTGCTAATCTTCCCTTTTCTTCAGGAGTATTAACCACTGTGCTCGGAAATGCTGGGTTGCATAAGCAATTTGAAACCATAATTACCTCTACGGATTCAGGGATATTCAAACCAAATCCTGAAATTTATCAAATGGCAATTGAATCGATGAGTTGTACAGAAGCAGAAGTTTTTGTTGTCGGCTCTGACATTGAGCGTGATATTCTTCCCCTTGTTTCCTCACCTTCAAAAAAAATTTATTTGAATTCGAGAAAAAAATCAGCGAGTTTACCTGAGGGCGTCTCATTTATTCATTCTTTAGAAGATCTTCGTGAAATAGTCTAA